In Nitrospinota bacterium, a single genomic region encodes these proteins:
- the purS gene encoding phosphoribosylformylglycinamidine synthase subunit PurS produces MPLVKIYVTLKKGVLDPQGKTVKNSLDSLGYSFVEDVRIGKYMEITVNNIPNNELNKRIDEACQKLLANPIIENYRFEIENHK; encoded by the coding sequence ATGCCCCTTGTTAAGATATACGTGACCTTAAAGAAGGGAGTGTTAGATCCTCAAGGCAAGACAGTAAAAAACTCTTTGGATTCCCTTGGTTATTCTTTTGTAGAGGATGTCAGGATTGGAAAATACATGGAGATAACCGTCAATAATATTCCTAACAATGAATTGAATAAAAGGATAGATGAGGCGTGTCAGAAACTTCTGGCAAATCCCATAATCGAAAACTATAGATTTGAAATAGAAAATCACAAATAG
- the purQ gene encoding phosphoribosylformylglycinamidine synthase subunit PurQ, with product MRFGVVVFPGSNCDHDCYRVVKEVLKESVDFIWHKDSDLIGYDCIILPGGFSYGDYLRTGAIARFSPVMNSIKEFAENGKLVIGICNGFQILSESGLLPGAMLRNRGLKFICKFVSLKTENIKSPFTSGFGKGKVIRMPIAHNEGCYYADQETLKALKKNNQIIFRYCSISGDVSEKDNPNGSLENIAGICNREGNVLGMMPHPERASEDILGSSDGRIIFESIRDYVRQKG from the coding sequence ATGAGGTTTGGAGTAGTAGTATTTCCAGGTTCAAATTGTGACCATGATTGCTACAGGGTTGTGAAAGAGGTTTTAAAAGAATCTGTAGATTTTATCTGGCATAAGGATAGCGATCTGATTGGATATGATTGTATCATTTTGCCAGGCGGCTTTTCATATGGTGACTATTTAAGAACTGGTGCTATAGCAAGATTTTCACCAGTAATGAACTCTATAAAGGAATTTGCAGAGAACGGCAAGTTAGTCATAGGGATATGTAATGGCTTTCAGATACTTTCAGAATCTGGTCTCCTTCCAGGTGCCATGTTAAGAAATAGAGGCCTGAAATTCATATGCAAATTTGTCTCTCTAAAAACAGAAAATATCAAGTCACCCTTTACCTCAGGATTTGGCAAGGGAAAGGTAATTAGAATGCCTATAGCCCATAATGAAGGTTGTTATTATGCTGACCAGGAAACACTTAAAGCTCTTAAAAAAAATAATCAAATCATATTCAGATATTGTTCTATTTCTGGAGATGTGAGTGAAAAGGATAATCCTAATGGTTCTCTAGAAAATATAGCTGGTATTTGTAATAGGGAAGGGAATGTACTTGGAATGATGCCACATCCTGAAAGAGCTTCAGAGGATATTTTGGGAAGCTCAGATGGAAGGATAATCTTTGAGTCAATAAGGGATTATGTCAGGCAAAAAGGTTAG
- the purL gene encoding phosphoribosylformylglycinamidine synthase subunit PurL — MEVEITEKLIEEHGLSKEEYERILNILGREPNYPELGIFSVMWSEHCSYKSSKVHLEKLPTKGKHIIEGPGENAGVVDIGDGLAIVFKIESHNHPSFIEPFQGAATGVGGILRDIFTMGARPIASLNSLRFGPLEKPKNRYLLEGVVAGIASYGNCIGVPTVGGEIYFSETYANNPLVNAFNLGIVKKERIFKGSAKGTGNSVIYVGSKTGRDGIHGATMASEEFDETSEERRPTVQVGDPFTEKLLLEACLEAMKKECIVGIQDMGAAGLTCSTCEMASRGNSGIEIDISHVPLREQGMNTYEIMLSESQERMLLVVEKGKENEVKEIFSRWDLEAVEIGKVTDDGFLRVKNNGKVVVEIPAKALSEDAPKYNRPIKQPLNKSEIQKLDLNKIPQPEDFNEAFIKIISSPTIASKHWVYEQYDHMVRINTVVCPGSDASVLRVPGSKKGIALTLDGNSRYCYLDPYIGGKIAVAEAARNLTCSGAKPLAITNCLNFGNPEKPEIMWQFSRVVEGMAEACKVFDTPVTGGNVSFYNETLGRAIYPTPVLGMVGLLDNHDSYLTQWFKDEEDIIVLLGESKEELGGSEYLNIIHGIESGTPPDLDLDLEKRVQGACLEAFQKKILKSAHDCSEGGLATALTEGCISNNINGVGAEISIDYKIRDDALLFGESQSRIVVSLEEKDIDRLKSIIEKYKIPYSIIGRVSGDKLKIINKKRVQPLIDIKIDILKQYWEGTLKGYFQ; from the coding sequence ATGGAAGTTGAAATAACTGAAAAATTAATTGAAGAGCATGGGTTATCTAAAGAAGAGTATGAAAGGATATTAAATATCCTTGGAAGAGAGCCCAACTATCCGGAATTAGGTATATTTTCCGTCATGTGGTCGGAGCATTGCAGTTATAAAAGCTCTAAAGTTCATTTAGAGAAACTGCCAACAAAAGGAAAACATATCATAGAAGGACCAGGAGAAAATGCAGGAGTTGTTGATATTGGTGATGGATTGGCTATTGTGTTTAAAATAGAGAGTCACAATCATCCCTCTTTTATAGAGCCTTTTCAGGGAGCTGCCACAGGTGTGGGAGGGATATTAAGGGATATATTTACCATGGGTGCCAGACCTATTGCCTCTTTAAATTCCCTTAGGTTTGGTCCATTAGAAAAGCCAAAAAACAGATATCTTTTGGAAGGTGTTGTGGCTGGCATAGCAAGCTATGGAAATTGTATAGGGGTTCCTACTGTGGGAGGAGAGATATATTTTTCAGAGACTTATGCGAACAATCCCCTTGTGAATGCCTTTAACCTTGGAATTGTAAAAAAAGAAAGAATTTTTAAGGGAAGTGCTAAAGGTACAGGAAATTCTGTAATCTATGTCGGTTCAAAAACAGGGAGGGATGGAATCCATGGAGCCACAATGGCTTCTGAGGAATTTGATGAAACATCCGAAGAAAGACGACCAACTGTACAGGTTGGTGATCCTTTTACAGAGAAGCTCCTTTTAGAAGCATGCCTGGAAGCTATGAAAAAAGAGTGTATTGTTGGTATTCAAGATATGGGGGCAGCAGGTCTTACCTGTTCCACTTGTGAAATGGCGAGTCGGGGAAATTCAGGGATCGAAATAGATATATCTCATGTGCCCTTAAGAGAACAAGGAATGAACACCTATGAGATTATGCTTTCTGAGTCTCAGGAAAGGATGTTACTCGTTGTGGAGAAAGGTAAAGAAAATGAAGTGAAGGAGATCTTTTCAAGATGGGATCTTGAAGCAGTTGAGATAGGAAAGGTTACTGATGACGGTTTTCTCAGAGTTAAGAATAATGGTAAGGTGGTTGTCGAGATACCTGCAAAGGCCCTTTCTGAAGATGCTCCGAAATATAATAGACCAATCAAACAACCATTAAATAAGAGCGAAATTCAAAAGCTTGATCTTAATAAAATTCCTCAACCTGAAGATTTTAATGAGGCATTTATAAAAATAATCTCTTCGCCAACAATAGCTAGTAAGCATTGGGTTTATGAGCAGTATGATCATATGGTGAGAATTAACACCGTTGTTTGCCCGGGTTCAGATGCAAGCGTTCTTAGGGTCCCCGGTTCAAAAAAGGGAATTGCCTTAACATTAGATGGGAATAGTAGATACTGTTATCTTGATCCATATATAGGAGGAAAAATTGCTGTTGCAGAGGCTGCGAGGAACCTTACATGCTCAGGGGCAAAACCTTTAGCGATAACAAATTGCCTTAATTTTGGTAACCCAGAGAAGCCAGAGATAATGTGGCAATTTAGTAGGGTCGTTGAGGGAATGGCGGAGGCATGCAAGGTTTTCGATACACCTGTTACAGGAGGAAATGTCAGCTTTTATAACGAAACATTGGGAAGGGCAATATATCCCACACCTGTTTTGGGAATGGTTGGTCTTCTCGATAATCATGATTCTTACTTAACTCAGTGGTTTAAAGATGAGGAGGATATAATTGTATTGCTGGGAGAATCGAAAGAAGAGTTAGGAGGGAGCGAATATCTAAATATTATTCATGGAATAGAAAGCGGAACACCTCCAGATTTAGACCTTGACCTCGAAAAAAGAGTACAGGGGGCATGTCTTGAGGCATTTCAGAAGAAGATACTAAAATCTGCGCACGATTGCTCAGAGGGAGGCCTTGCTACTGCATTGACAGAAGGATGCATATCTAATAATATTAATGGTGTTGGAGCAGAGATATCAATAGATTATAAAATAAGAGATGATGCGCTCTTATTTGGAGAATCTCAGTCAAGGATAGTTGTTTCATTAGAAGAAAAAGATATTGATAGACTTAAAAGTATAATTGAAAAATATAAAATTCCCTATAGTATTATTGGTAGAGTGAGTGGAGATAAATTGAAGATAATTAATAAAAAAAGAGTTCAAC